One segment of Panicum virgatum strain AP13 chromosome 3K, P.virgatum_v5, whole genome shotgun sequence DNA contains the following:
- the LOC120699998 gene encoding uncharacterized protein LOC120699998, whose translation MSIYLKKNARSVIVQVDEGEGEGEGEQEQEQGAEEGEAVEQVAVPSFGTRLKQAKAAKLKVSQAAITSFMVSGPVKPQTQKYSKSISSILCDTPEEVVAKRHKYGTSQPTLEHCTKKSKEAKEIVDEHVADFFYENAIAFNVINSRSFEIMVESIGQYGPGYRAPTFCEIREELLERVVQRTTELRKKHEEAWKEYGCTIMSDGWIDTSWCHLINFLANSPAGTFFLGSVDASSEVADAQMLADLLEKQIDKVGKEYVVQIVTDNGANFKAAGRILMERIPHLFWTPCAAHCLNLMMHDIGQIKEFNTTINMAKKLSRFLYKHGRLLEFMRKKIDGDLVRPVVTRFATSYLTLASMLQKRQGLKALFVSPQWSSSAWSKSAEGQQCERIVLSAPFWTKVQNCLKASQPLLIALRIADGDETPAAPEIMAAMEVANSTIKEDLRANNTLLKQVMDCYDRRWEKQMEQKLYGATLFLNPGKFFAIREKDRRQATRLRSMFNDVLWKMVLDDDEQCKISKQVDDYERSEGDCFSKPMAIRERDNKNPILWWGSYGGLAYELQSLAKRIVSFCCSASGCERNWSTFSHVHTKKRNRLEHKRLSKLVYVSYNRKMSNRFQKIRELGSKAKKSNPLILEEFNWESEWVDVNSDPVHTGAATDGDGNVLTWGRWMKLLVQLKVSRVVA comes from the exons ATGAGCATTTACCTGAAAAAGAATGCAAGAAGTGTGATTGTGCAAGTGGATGAAGGTGAaggtgaaggggaaggggaacaagaacaagagcaaGGTGCAGAGGAGGGTGAAGCTGTTGAACAAGTAGCAGTACCAAGTTTTGGGACAAGGCTTAAGCAAGCAAAGGCAGCAAAGCTGAAAGTTTCTCAAGCTGCAATCACTTCTTTTATGGTTTCTGGTCCAGTAAAACCACAAACACAAAAGTACTCCAAGTCAATAAGTTCAATACTTTGCGATACACCAGAGGAAGTAGTAGCAAAAAGGCATAAATATGGTACTTCACAACCTACTCTTGAGCACTGCACAAAGAAATCTAAGGAGGCCAAAGAAATTGTTGATGAGCATGTCGCTGATTTCTTTTATGAGAATGCCATAGCTTTCAATGTCATCAATTCAAGAAGCTTTGAGATTATGGTTGAGTCCATTGGGCAATATGGTCCTGGGTATCGTGCACCAACATTTTGTGAAATTAGGGAGGAGCTGCTTGAAAGGGTTGTGCAGCGAACAACGGAACTGAGGAAGAAGCATGAGGAGGCTTGGAAGGAATATGGTTGCACGATCATGTCCGATGGTTGGATTGACACAAGCTGGTGTCATCTCATCAACTTTCTTGCCAACAGCCCAGCAGGGACCTTCTTCCTAGGCTCAGTGGACGCTTCAAGTGAAGTAGCCGATGCACAAATGTTAGCAGATTTATTGGAAAAGCAAATTGATAAGGTTGGAAAGGAATATGTTGTGCAGATAGTCACAGACAATGGAGCCAATTTCAAGGCAGCGGGAAGGATTCTAATGGAGAGGATCCCTCATTTGTTTTGGACACCTTGTGCAGCACATTGCTTGAATTTGATGATGCATGACATTGGGCAGATAAAGGAATTCAACACAACTATCAATATGGCAAAGAAATTGTCCAGATTTCTGTACAAGCATGGAAGGCTTCTTGAGTTTATGAGAAAGAAAATAGATGGAGATCTTGTCAGACCTGTTGTGACTCGCTTTGCTACATCATATCTCACTTTGGCAAGTATGCTTCAAAAGAGACAAGGTTTGAAGGCTTTGTTTGTTAGTCCCCAATGGAGTAGCAGCGCCTGGTCCAAATCTGCTGAAGGACAGCAATGTGAGAGAATTGTCCTTTCAGCACCATTTTGGACAAAAGTGCAAAATTGCCTAAAAGCTTCACAGCCCCTTCTCATTGCTCTAAGGATAGCAGATGGAGATGAGACACCAGCAGCCCCTGAGATTATGGCAGCAATGGAAGTGGCAAATAGCACAATCAAGGAGGACCTGAGAGCCAATAACACTTTACTTAAACAAGTAATGGACTGCTATGACAGGAGGTGGGAAAAGCAAATGGAGCAAAAGTTGTATGGTGCAACCCTATTCTTGAATCCAGGCAAGTTCTTTGCCATAAGGGAGAAGGATAGGAGGCAAGCTACAAGGCTAAGGTCCATGTTCAATGATGTTTTGTGGAAGATggtgttggatgatgatgaaCAGTGCAAGATTAGTAAGCAAGTTGATGATTATGAGAGGTCTGAAGGTGATTGCTTCTCAAAGCCAATGGCAATAAGAGAGAGAGATAACAAGAATCCTA TTTTGTGGTGGGGATCATATGGTGGCCTAGCATATGAGCTCCAAAGTTTAGCAAAAAGAATTGTGAGCTTTTGTTGTTCTGCTTCTGGATGTGAACGTAATTGGAGCACATTTTCTCAT GTCCATACCAAAAAGAGGAACAGATTAGAGCACAAAAGGTTGAGCAAGCTGGTGTATGTTAGCTACAACCGGAAGATGTCAAATAGATTTCAAAAAATTAGAGAACTTGGCTCCAAAGCAAAGAAATCCAACCCTCTGATTCTTGAAGAATTTAATTGGGAGAGTGAATGGGTTGATGTAAATTCTGATCCAGTTCACACAGGAGCAGCAACAGATGGGGATGGCAACGTGCTGACTTGGGGCAGATGGATGAAGCTATTGGTGCAACTGAAGGTCTCCAGGGTCGTGGCCTGA